GCGGAAGCCGGACAGACGCGAATTCTGTCCCGACAGCTCGTCATCGAAGGCGAGCTCCAGGCCCTCCAGGCCACGGCCCTCGGTGCCCACCACACCCACCACCTGTGCGGCCAGCTCACGCTGCGGGTAGAAGCGCTTGGGCTCCTTGGTGAAGCCGAGCCCGGCAAAGCCCAGCGCCTTCACCGCCTCTACCTCCTGAGGCTTGGCCTGACGCTTCACCCACGCGAAGCGCTTGCCGCGCTGCAGCCGGGCCTGCAGATCCTCGGTGGCCTGGGCGTCCAGCTTCAGTGCCTTGGCCATGGAGCGCGCGGCCTTGCGCACGTCCGTCAGCATGGAGGGATCCACCCAGATGGAGTCCACCTCCACGCTCTGGGCCAGCGGCGTGCCGCGCCGATCGAAGATGTCGCCGCGCCGCGCGGGGATCTCGATCTGGCGGACGTACTGGTCCTGCGCCATGCCGCGCAGCTTGTCCTGCTCGTAGGTCTGCAAGTAGGCGGCGCGGCCGAACGCCACCGCGAGCAGGCTCATGAAGAGCCCACCCAACAGCAGCACCCGGAGCCGAAGCCACCGGGTGTTGTTCTCGGGCACCCTCGCCGCCTTCAGATCCCTCACCGGGCGTTCTCCCGCTCGGCGACGCGCAGCCCCGCGGGCTTGCGAGTCTCACCCGGGTTCTGGCGGCGCGTGTTCGGCAGCTGCGGCTGCACGGACACCACGGCGGAGCCCGGGGGCATCATCATCCCCAGCTGCTCCTTCGCCAGCTTCTCCAGGCGAGCCGGGGCCTTGAGGGTGGCCAGCTCCAGCTTGAGGCGATCATTCTCGCGGGTGAGCGAGTGGCCCTCGGACTCGGCCTTGGAGAGCCGGTAGCCCATGTCCACCACGAGCACGCGGCTGGTGACGTGGAGAATGCCCACCGCCGCGAACAGGGTGAAGAGCAGCACCGCGGGCAGCAGGTGCAGCAGCACCGTGGTCACCGACGCCGAGTTGCGAGCACTCACCTGGGTCATCGAGTTTTCTCCACCACGCGCAGATGCGCGCTGCGAGAGCGGGGATTGGCTTCCACCTCGGCCTCCGAGGCGGCGACGGCCTTCTTCGTCACCAGGGCGAAGTCTCCCTGGCCACCACACACACAGATGGGCAGGCCCGAAGGGCACTTGCACGCGCCCACCAGCGCGCGGAACGCCTCCTTCACCTTCCGGTCCTCCAACGAATGGAAGGAGATGACCGCCGCCCTTCCCCCCACCTTCAGCAGCTGCGGCAGCGCCGTCAGCAGCGCGTCCAGCTGATCCAGCTCGCCGTTCACCGCCATGCGCAGCGCCTGGAACGTCTTGGTCGCCACGTGGATCCTCTTCGGCCACGCCTTGCGAGGCACCGCGCGCTTCACCACCTCGGCGGCCTCCAGCGTGCGCGTGGGCTTGGCACGCTTGAGCTCCCGGGCGATGGGCCGCGAGAAGGACTCCTCGCCCAGCTCATAGATGATGCGGGCCAGCTCGCGCTCGTCCTCCTCGGCGATCAGCTCGGCGGCGGTGCGGCCCTCGGCACCCATCCGCATGTCCAGCGGCCCATCCTTCATGAAGGAGAAGCCGCGCTCGGCCTCGTCCAGCTGCGGCGAGGACACCCCCAGATCCACCAGCACGCCATCCACCGGAAGCACATCGGCCGCCACCCGAGGCAGCTCGCCGAAGGTGCCGGCGCGCGCCTGGAAGCGGGGATTGCTGCCCACACGGGCGGTGGCAGCGGCGAGCGCCACGGGGTCGCGGTCCACGCCCACCACAGTGGCGCCCCGTGCCAGGAGCGCCTCCGTGTGGCCACCGCCGCCCAGTGTCCCGTCGATGATCACCTTGCCCGCTCCGGGTTGCAGCAACTCCACCGTCTCGTTGAGCAGGACGGTCTGATGGCTGAAGGCCAAAGAAGGCAGCCCTAGACGAAAGGAGCCCGCATGAGCGCGAACGCCGCCCGGGCATCGTTCATATGCGGGTACATCTCGAACCGGTCGTGCGCGCCCGCCGCCCGGAAGATGGCAGCCAGGTACGGCGACAGCCCGGACAGCTTCACGTCCCCACCCGCGCGGCGGAAGCCCTCGGCGCGAGCCATCAGCGGCCGCACACCGCGGTAGTCCAGGTGCGCCACCTCGGCAAAGTCGACCACCACCTGCCGCACGCCCCGGTGCAGCCGCCGCGAGAGCTCCTCGCACACCTGCAGCAGCTCCGCCTCGGCGAGCTCGCCCTCCAGCATCAGCGTCTCCACGCGATCGCTTCCCGCGTTCGCCGTCAGAGCCCGCCTCGCCTCCGAAACCTGATTCATACACGTCCCCACACTCACGGGTTTTCCACAGTCCGTCGAGAAATTGGCTACTGCCGAAGTTCAGAGAGCACCCGGGCCACATCGGCCGAGTCCGCCGCCGCACGCGCCTCTTCCTGGGCCTTGGCCCAGCCAGCGCGGCTCCACAGCTCCATCACCTTCACCATGCCCACCCACACCACGTCCTTCTCCAGCGAGGCATGCGCGCGCAGGTTCGGCGGCACGAGCACGCGGCCCATCTTGTCCAGCGGGCACTCCTGGGCGCTGGCCACGTAGAGGCGCATCAGCGTCTTCACCCCTGGCTCCATGGGGTTGCGCTTGCCCAGCGCGGCCTCGAGGGCCTCCCACTCGCGCACCGGGTACGCGTGGAGGCAGGGATCCAACGCGGTGGTGAGGATGAGGCGCTCGTCGTAGGCGCCCACCAGCGTCTCCCGCAGCCTGGCCGGGAGGCTGGTGCGCCCCTTCGCGTCGATCTGGTGCTCATACACGCCTCGGAACACGCGGAGCGCTTCCCCTCACGGGCGTGCCACCGCCCCACCTCGGCACGGGATTTTCCACCACTTGTTGCCACTTCTTGCCACCGCGCGGCGGAAAATACGCGCCGCTTCCCACCCGGTCAAGAAATGCAACAGGCCTGGAGCGGCCCGGAGCAGG
The nucleotide sequence above comes from Hyalangium minutum. Encoded proteins:
- the ftsL gene encoding cell division protein FtsL translates to MTQVSARNSASVTTVLLHLLPAVLLFTLFAAVGILHVTSRVLVVDMGYRLSKAESEGHSLTRENDRLKLELATLKAPARLEKLAKEQLGMMMPPGSAVVSVQPQLPNTRRQNPGETRKPAGLRVAERENAR
- the mraZ gene encoding division/cell wall cluster transcriptional repressor MraZ, encoding MFRGVYEHQIDAKGRTSLPARLRETLVGAYDERLILTTALDPCLHAYPVREWEALEAALGKRNPMEPGVKTLMRLYVASAQECPLDKMGRVLVPPNLRAHASLEKDVVWVGMVKVMELWSRAGWAKAQEEARAAADSADVARVLSELRQ
- the rsmH gene encoding 16S rRNA (cytosine(1402)-N(4))-methyltransferase RsmH; translation: MPSLAFSHQTVLLNETVELLQPGAGKVIIDGTLGGGGHTEALLARGATVVGVDRDPVALAAATARVGSNPRFQARAGTFGELPRVAADVLPVDGVLVDLGVSSPQLDEAERGFSFMKDGPLDMRMGAEGRTAAELIAEEDERELARIIYELGEESFSRPIARELKRAKPTRTLEAAEVVKRAVPRKAWPKRIHVATKTFQALRMAVNGELDQLDALLTALPQLLKVGGRAAVISFHSLEDRKVKEAFRALVGACKCPSGLPICVCGGQGDFALVTKKAVAASEAEVEANPRSRSAHLRVVEKTR
- a CDS encoding STAS domain-containing protein, coding for MNQVSEARRALTANAGSDRVETLMLEGELAEAELLQVCEELSRRLHRGVRQVVVDFAEVAHLDYRGVRPLMARAEGFRRAGGDVKLSGLSPYLAAIFRAAGAHDRFEMYPHMNDARAAFALMRAPFV